One part of the Pseudoalteromonas piscicida genome encodes these proteins:
- a CDS encoding ABC transporter substrate-binding protein: MKILLLFFCFLSSVCLAANSKQVFRIYHDADYSNLNESAEAIKMGFLTALDEVDNQIQGYKIELVAKDHRGNSNRSLLHFKQFLKDPNALLVLGGVHSPPYIKFRQFINENKALLLVPWAAGGPITRYPSKDNWIFRLSVDDTKAGKVLINYAKQQDCVAPHLLLEDTAWGRSNYDTLLEEYKKSKPNNALPVSWFNWATKKNEARIIIHNIIESEPQCIIFVGNAIEGAEFVKAMASIDKVQRLPFVSHWGVTAGNFFEIIGDKLSADVSLSVLQSCFSFENKPLSAFSARVFNRAKQLFPTEFAKHGFVQAAPGFIHGYDIAKLLIAATEQIKLTDSVATNRALLKSAFEDLQSPVNGLVKTYQRPFSVWSEKNDSAHEALTVQDLCMGQYQSNGSIKLVYSYPGSH; the protein is encoded by the coding sequence ATGAAAATATTATTACTGTTTTTCTGCTTCCTGAGCTCAGTTTGTCTCGCAGCAAACTCCAAGCAAGTGTTTCGTATTTACCATGACGCTGACTATTCTAATTTAAATGAGTCAGCTGAAGCGATAAAAATGGGATTTTTAACCGCATTAGATGAAGTAGATAATCAAATCCAAGGTTATAAGATTGAATTGGTGGCCAAAGACCATCGTGGTAATAGTAATCGTAGCTTGCTTCACTTTAAGCAATTTCTAAAAGATCCCAATGCTTTGTTAGTACTTGGAGGCGTGCATTCTCCCCCCTATATCAAATTTCGTCAGTTTATCAACGAGAATAAGGCGCTGCTGTTGGTTCCTTGGGCCGCTGGTGGGCCAATTACAAGATACCCGAGTAAGGATAATTGGATTTTTAGGCTTTCTGTGGATGACACCAAAGCGGGTAAAGTACTCATCAATTATGCAAAGCAACAAGACTGTGTTGCACCTCATTTACTCCTTGAGGATACCGCATGGGGGCGATCCAATTACGACACACTGTTAGAAGAATATAAAAAATCCAAGCCTAACAACGCACTGCCAGTATCTTGGTTTAACTGGGCAACTAAGAAAAATGAGGCGCGGATCATTATCCATAATATTATTGAAAGTGAGCCACAATGTATCATTTTCGTTGGCAATGCGATTGAGGGCGCTGAGTTTGTAAAAGCCATGGCAAGTATTGACAAGGTGCAGCGCCTGCCCTTTGTCAGTCATTGGGGAGTAACTGCGGGTAACTTTTTTGAGATTATTGGGGATAAGTTATCAGCAGACGTTTCATTGTCGGTCCTACAAAGCTGTTTTTCTTTTGAGAATAAACCATTAAGTGCGTTTTCGGCACGAGTATTTAATCGTGCAAAACAGCTTTTCCCGACCGAGTTTGCCAAGCATGGATTTGTTCAAGCCGCTCCCGGGTTTATCCATGGCTATGATATTGCCAAGCTTCTTATTGCGGCAACGGAGCAAATAAAACTGACAGATTCGGTCGCGACCAACAGAGCCTTGTTAAAAAGCGCATTTGAGGATTTGCAATCGCCGGTTAACGGTCTAGTAAAAACGTATCAACGGCCTTTTAGTGTCTGGAGTGAAAAAAACGATTCAGCCCATGAAGCGCTAACCGTGCAAGACTTGTGTATGGGACAGTACCAGTCTAATGGCAGTATTAAACTAGTTTATAGTTACCCGGGGTCGCATTGA